A window of the Myxococcus fulvus genome harbors these coding sequences:
- a CDS encoding ABC transporter ATP-binding protein, giving the protein MSLDIREKELLAVVGENGAGKSSLMNVLYGLYHPDSGEVSVEGAPVRLKSPRDAIDRGIGMVHQHFMLVPTLTVAENVVLGREPTRRGLFDSERAVAEVSETCSRFGFALDARARVDTLTVGSQQKVEIVKALHRGARVLILDEPTAVLTPQEADELARVMRGLVEQGRSVVLISHKLKEVLGVADRIAVMRRGRLVSEVRPADTSASALAALMVGDTARAAPTDTATQAPEKPSTGEVLLEVSGLQAQGDNGRPALQGVDLTVRAGEIVGIAGVDGNGQRELAEVLTGLRPLTSGTGTLLGGKLTHLTPAQARERGVGHVPEDRLRRAVVKALSVEENIALGRHNRPPFAKGPWIDFDGRRARATELLAAYDVRPPDPTLPLQALSGGNQQKVVVARELDARPRLLVVVQPTRGLDIGAVAQVHARLREARAQGTGVVLVSLDLEEVLALADRVYVLFEGRVTGQFTRPEYDEQELGRRMLGAEPGHG; this is encoded by the coding sequence GTGTCGCTCGACATCCGCGAGAAGGAACTGCTCGCCGTGGTGGGCGAGAACGGCGCGGGCAAGTCCAGCCTGATGAACGTCCTCTACGGGCTCTACCACCCGGACTCGGGTGAGGTGTCCGTGGAGGGCGCGCCGGTGCGTCTCAAGAGCCCGCGCGACGCCATCGACCGGGGCATCGGCATGGTGCACCAGCACTTCATGCTCGTGCCCACGCTGACGGTGGCGGAGAACGTGGTGCTCGGCCGCGAGCCCACGCGCCGGGGCCTGTTCGACTCCGAGCGCGCCGTGGCGGAGGTGTCCGAGACGTGCTCGCGCTTCGGCTTCGCGCTGGACGCGCGGGCCCGGGTGGACACGCTCACCGTCGGCTCGCAGCAGAAGGTGGAGATCGTCAAGGCGCTGCACCGGGGCGCGCGCGTGCTCATCCTCGACGAGCCCACCGCCGTGCTCACGCCCCAGGAGGCCGACGAGCTGGCGCGCGTGATGCGCGGCCTCGTCGAGCAGGGGCGCTCGGTGGTGCTCATCAGCCACAAGCTCAAGGAAGTGCTCGGCGTGGCGGACCGCATTGCGGTGATGCGCCGAGGGCGGCTGGTCTCCGAGGTGCGCCCGGCGGACACGTCCGCGAGCGCGCTCGCCGCCCTCATGGTGGGCGACACCGCGCGCGCCGCTCCGACGGACACCGCCACGCAGGCCCCCGAGAAGCCCTCGACGGGCGAGGTGCTGCTCGAGGTGTCCGGGCTCCAGGCCCAGGGTGACAACGGCCGGCCCGCGCTCCAGGGCGTGGACCTCACGGTGCGCGCGGGCGAAATCGTCGGCATCGCGGGCGTTGACGGCAACGGACAGCGGGAGCTGGCGGAGGTGCTCACGGGGCTGCGTCCCTTGACGTCGGGCACCGGCACGCTGCTCGGAGGGAAGCTGACGCACCTGACGCCCGCCCAGGCGCGCGAGCGCGGCGTGGGCCACGTGCCCGAGGACCGGCTGCGCCGCGCGGTGGTGAAGGCGCTCAGCGTGGAGGAGAACATCGCGCTGGGCCGGCACAACCGGCCGCCCTTCGCCAAGGGTCCGTGGATCGACTTCGACGGACGCCGAGCGCGGGCCACCGAGCTGCTCGCCGCCTACGACGTGCGCCCGCCCGACCCGACGCTGCCGCTGCAGGCCCTGTCCGGAGGCAACCAGCAGAAGGTGGTGGTGGCGCGCGAGCTGGATGCGCGGCCTCGCCTGCTGGTGGTGGTGCAGCCCACGCGCGGCCTGGACATCGGCGCGGTGGCCCAGGTGCACGCGAGGCTTCGCGAGGCCCGGGCGCAGGGCACCGGCGTGGTGCTGGTGTCGCTGGATTTGGAAGAGGTGTTGGCGCTGGCGGACCGCGTCTACGTGCTCTTCGAGGGGCGCGTGACGGGCCAGTTCACCCGGCCCGAGTACGACGAGCAGGAACTGGGACGTCGCATGCTGGGAGCGGAGCCGGGCCATGGGTGA
- a CDS encoding ABC transporter permease encodes MGERTRQALPSVLSVLLSLVVCWLLIAFTRDEGGLATATAAYLQMLWGGVGDWPRFLFEDAPATVLTRPLGEAAMKAALLTFTGLSVAVAFKVGLFNIGAQGQMLLGALAAAVVGAHVALPSVLHIPAALLGAALAGAAWAGIAALLRLYRGVHEVISTIMLNWVALRLVDNWLVVGPLRGTAEAGASITGTAEIHPTAALPRLLGDASRLNLGFVLAIVAAVAVWAWLTRTRSGFETRAVGLGDEAARAAGIPVARRAGLAMALAGALSGLAGAVLVLGTEGRYPGTLGAPYGFDGIAIALIGNNHPLGVGAAALFFGVLRAGGTRMQLLDVHKSFPELIQGLALLFVAGRLIWLAVLRRRAAPAPVASPAAPTAQVPHA; translated from the coding sequence ATGGGTGAGCGCACGCGGCAGGCCCTGCCGTCGGTGCTGTCGGTGTTGTTGTCGCTGGTGGTGTGCTGGCTGCTCATCGCCTTCACGCGCGACGAGGGCGGCCTCGCCACGGCCACGGCGGCGTACCTCCAGATGCTCTGGGGCGGCGTGGGTGACTGGCCCCGCTTCCTCTTCGAGGACGCGCCGGCCACCGTGCTCACCCGTCCACTGGGCGAGGCGGCCATGAAGGCCGCGCTGCTCACCTTCACCGGGCTGTCGGTGGCGGTGGCCTTCAAGGTGGGCCTGTTCAACATCGGCGCGCAGGGGCAGATGCTGCTGGGCGCGCTCGCGGCCGCGGTGGTGGGCGCGCACGTGGCGCTTCCCTCGGTGCTGCACATCCCCGCGGCGCTCCTGGGCGCGGCGCTGGCCGGAGCCGCGTGGGCGGGCATCGCCGCCCTGCTGAGGCTCTACCGGGGCGTGCACGAGGTCATCTCCACCATCATGCTCAACTGGGTGGCGCTGCGGCTCGTCGACAACTGGCTCGTGGTGGGCCCGCTGCGCGGCACCGCGGAGGCCGGCGCCTCCATCACCGGCACCGCCGAAATCCACCCCACCGCGGCGCTGCCGCGTCTGCTGGGCGACGCCTCGCGACTGAACCTGGGCTTCGTGCTGGCCATCGTCGCCGCGGTGGCGGTGTGGGCGTGGCTGACGCGCACGCGCTCGGGCTTCGAGACGCGCGCGGTGGGCCTGGGCGACGAGGCCGCGCGCGCCGCCGGCATCCCCGTGGCGCGCAGGGCCGGACTCGCCATGGCGCTGGCCGGGGCGCTGTCGGGCCTCGCCGGCGCGGTGCTGGTGCTGGGGACCGAGGGCCGCTACCCGGGCACGCTGGGCGCGCCCTACGGCTTCGACGGCATCGCCATCGCGCTCATCGGCAACAACCACCCGCTGGGCGTGGGCGCCGCGGCGCTCTTCTTCGGCGTGCTGCGCGCGGGCGGCACGCGCATGCAGCTGCTCGACGTGCACAAGAGCTTCCCCGAGCTCATCCAGGGCCTCGCGCTGCTCTTCGTCGCCGGGCGGCTCATCTGGCTGGCCGTGCTGCGCCGCCGCGCCGCGCCCGCCCCCGTCGCCTCGCCCGCCGCGCCCACCGCGCAGGTGCCCCATGCGTGA
- a CDS encoding thymidine phosphorylase has product MQPYELIKAKRDGGRLEPADIAAFIQAYTAGTVADYQMAAMCMAVFFRGLDSRELGAWARAMLNSGEVLDLSDTPAVKVDKHSTGGVGDKVSLSLAPLAAACGVPVPMISGRGLGHTGGTLDKLESIPGFNVNLSTAEYRRLVREVGCCLIGQTAQVAPADKKLYALRDVTATVDCIPLIASSIMSKKLAEGIDALVLDVKVGSGAFMKRDEDARTLAKTMIGLGAEMGRKVVALLTDMDQPLGRKVGNSLEVMEAVDMLRGDAPEDYTEITYALTAEMLVLGKKAATVDEAREKLRKSVEDGSAIRKLKEIVQSQGGDPRSIDDYSLLPQARATVDVVAPRDGFVTGIDTEGVGLAGVALGAGRQRVDSKIDPAVGFTLLKKTGEAVKKGEPVVRVHYNDEAPVEGVKARLLAAYRFGDAAPAPRPLVRERVE; this is encoded by the coding sequence GTGCAACCCTACGAGCTCATCAAGGCAAAGCGGGATGGAGGCCGGCTGGAGCCGGCGGACATCGCCGCGTTCATCCAGGCGTATACGGCGGGAACGGTGGCGGACTACCAGATGGCGGCCATGTGCATGGCCGTCTTCTTCCGGGGGCTGGACTCCCGGGAGCTGGGGGCCTGGGCTCGGGCCATGCTGAATTCGGGCGAGGTGTTGGACCTGTCCGACACCCCGGCCGTGAAGGTGGACAAGCACTCGACGGGCGGCGTGGGGGACAAGGTGTCGCTCAGCCTGGCGCCCCTGGCGGCCGCGTGCGGGGTGCCGGTGCCGATGATTTCGGGCCGGGGTCTGGGCCACACCGGTGGGACGCTGGACAAGCTGGAGTCCATCCCGGGCTTCAACGTGAACCTGTCCACGGCCGAGTACCGTCGGCTGGTGCGCGAGGTGGGCTGCTGCCTGATTGGCCAGACGGCGCAGGTGGCGCCCGCGGACAAGAAGCTCTACGCGCTGCGTGATGTGACGGCGACGGTGGACTGCATCCCGCTGATTGCGTCGTCCATCATGAGCAAGAAGCTGGCGGAGGGCATCGACGCGCTGGTGCTGGACGTGAAGGTGGGCAGCGGCGCGTTCATGAAGCGCGACGAGGACGCCCGCACGCTGGCGAAGACGATGATTGGCCTGGGCGCGGAGATGGGGCGCAAGGTGGTGGCGCTCCTGACGGACATGGACCAGCCCCTGGGCCGCAAGGTGGGCAACTCGCTGGAGGTGATGGAGGCGGTGGACATGCTCCGCGGCGACGCGCCGGAGGACTACACCGAAATCACCTACGCGCTGACGGCGGAGATGCTGGTGCTGGGCAAGAAGGCCGCCACGGTGGACGAGGCGCGCGAGAAGCTGCGCAAGTCGGTGGAGGACGGCAGCGCCATCCGCAAGCTGAAGGAGATCGTCCAGTCGCAGGGTGGAGACCCGCGCTCCATCGACGACTACTCGCTCTTGCCGCAGGCGCGCGCCACGGTGGACGTGGTGGCGCCGCGGGATGGCTTCGTGACGGGCATCGACACGGAGGGCGTGGGCCTGGCGGGCGTGGCGCTCGGCGCGGGCCGGCAGCGCGTGGACAGCAAGATCGACCCGGCCGTGGGCTTCACGCTGCTGAAGAAGACGGGCGAGGCGGTGAAGAAGGGCGAGCCCGTGGTGCGCGTGCACTACAACGACGAAGCGCCCGTCGAGGGCGTCAAGGCGCGGCTGCTCGCGGCCTATCGCTTCGGTGATGCCGCTCCCGCGCCGCGTCCGTTGGTTCGCGAGCGCGTGGAGTAG
- a CDS encoding 5'-deoxyadenosine deaminase, which translates to MDLLLTGGTVVTMNREREVLVGADVLVQDGRIAKVGRGLKARGTRRVVDVTGKVVLPGLIHGHLHACQTLFRGRADGLELLDWLRERIWPYEASHDAASMRASADLTFAELIRSGSTAALDMGSVHHYDSVFESARDSGFRLVGGKAMMDAGASVPAGLRESTADSLSESLALLEKWHGTHEGRLRYAFAPRFVLSCTPELMREVARLSREKGVRIHTHASENAKETEAVRQYTGGRDNVDFFHTVGLTGRHVTLAHCVWLSAEEQEILRETQTVVCHCPGSNLKLASGIAKVPELLEAGVSVALGADGAPCNNTLDLFHEMRLAAVMHNPRVGPLAMTPMRVLEMATLHGARALGLEDEVGSLESGKRADITVVDLSGLHAGPTPEDVLVPLVHSARSSDVTHVFIDGRPVLKDGVLTTLDAASVLSSAKSNVERILKRRKQRARG; encoded by the coding sequence GTGGATTTGCTTCTGACCGGCGGTACCGTGGTGACGATGAACCGCGAGCGCGAGGTGCTCGTGGGCGCGGACGTGCTCGTGCAGGACGGGCGCATCGCGAAGGTGGGCCGGGGCTTGAAGGCCCGGGGTACGCGGCGCGTGGTGGACGTGACGGGCAAGGTGGTGCTGCCCGGCCTCATCCATGGCCACCTGCATGCCTGCCAGACCTTGTTCCGCGGCCGCGCGGACGGGCTGGAGCTGCTCGACTGGCTTCGCGAGCGCATCTGGCCGTACGAGGCCTCCCACGACGCGGCCTCCATGCGCGCGTCGGCGGACCTGACGTTCGCGGAGCTCATCCGTTCGGGCTCCACGGCGGCGCTCGACATGGGCAGCGTGCACCACTACGACTCGGTCTTCGAGTCCGCGCGGGACTCGGGGTTCCGGCTGGTGGGTGGCAAGGCGATGATGGACGCGGGCGCCAGCGTGCCCGCGGGCCTGCGCGAGTCCACCGCCGACTCGCTCTCCGAGAGCCTGGCGCTCCTGGAGAAGTGGCACGGCACGCACGAGGGACGGCTGCGCTACGCCTTCGCGCCGCGCTTCGTGTTGTCGTGCACGCCGGAGCTGATGCGCGAGGTGGCCCGGCTGTCGCGCGAGAAGGGCGTGCGCATCCACACGCACGCGAGCGAGAACGCGAAGGAGACGGAGGCGGTGCGCCAGTACACGGGCGGCCGCGACAACGTCGACTTCTTCCACACGGTGGGGCTCACGGGCCGGCACGTGACGCTGGCCCACTGTGTGTGGCTGTCCGCCGAGGAGCAGGAGATCCTGCGCGAGACGCAGACGGTGGTGTGCCACTGCCCCGGCTCCAACCTGAAGCTGGCGTCGGGCATCGCCAAGGTGCCGGAGCTGCTCGAGGCCGGGGTGTCGGTGGCGCTGGGCGCGGACGGCGCGCCCTGCAACAACACGCTCGACCTGTTCCACGAGATGCGGCTCGCGGCGGTGATGCACAACCCGCGCGTGGGCCCGCTGGCGATGACGCCCATGCGCGTGCTGGAGATGGCCACGCTACACGGCGCGCGGGCGCTGGGGCTGGAGGACGAGGTGGGCTCGCTCGAGTCCGGCAAGCGCGCGGACATCACCGTCGTGGACCTGAGCGGCCTGCACGCGGGGCCCACGCCGGAGGACGTGCTGGTGCCGCTGGTGCACTCGGCGCGCTCCAGCGACGTCACCCACGTGTTCATCGACGGCCGGCCGGTGCTCAAGGACGGCGTGCTCACCACGCTGGACGCGGCGTCGGTGCTCTCCAGCGCGAAGTCCAACGTGGAGCGCATCCTCAAGCGCCGCAAGCAGCGCGCCCGGGGCTGA
- a CDS encoding cytidine deaminase encodes MADEIAWERLYEEATRVRERAHVPYSRFPVGAAVLYADGSVVAGCNVENATYGLTVCAERNALAAGVAQGRKQPVAVAVVANPAAPVPPCGMCRQVMAEFAGPNLPVRSRSPSGDEARYTLGELLPHAFTKDFL; translated from the coding sequence ATGGCGGACGAGATTGCCTGGGAGCGGCTGTACGAGGAGGCCACCCGGGTGCGCGAGCGGGCGCACGTGCCGTACTCCCGCTTCCCCGTGGGGGCGGCGGTGCTCTACGCGGACGGCTCCGTGGTGGCGGGCTGCAACGTGGAGAACGCGACCTACGGCCTCACGGTGTGCGCCGAGCGCAACGCCCTGGCCGCGGGCGTGGCCCAGGGGCGCAAGCAGCCGGTGGCGGTGGCCGTGGTGGCCAACCCCGCGGCGCCCGTGCCCCCGTGCGGCATGTGTCGACAGGTGATGGCGGAGTTCGCGGGGCCGAACCTGCCCGTGCGCAGCCGCTCCCCGAGCGGGGACGAGGCGCGCTACACCCTGGGCGAGCTGCTGCCGCACGCCTTCACCAAGGACTTCCTCTAA
- a CDS encoding BMP family lipoprotein, whose amino-acid sequence MMLRLQVLALTALLCACSKSKEESPPAGAPATSQQAAKKPLPVGLVIDVGGRGDHSFNDAALRGLELWAAGKRYEGGKYVDAGPDEVRKSLPGHLSSIAATLKPLPIQPVVLQSKAQEDYIPNLQLLVDRGSQLTIGNGYLLANAVRTSAQENPKARFLLIDSQVLDSQGKALKLPNVRTVLFKEHEGSFLVGALAGLVTKTNKVGFVGGIEVPLIQRFEVGYRAGVKTTKPEAAQALMSVYTGSFNDMAAGKQVAQDLIAKGADVIFHAAGSDGIGVIQAVKEARAAGKSVYAIGVDSDQSHVAPEAILTSMLKHTDLVVYQTAKDLVDDKFTASEQVLGIKENGVAMAEVRVDFPGKAEALQKVEALRQRIISGDIQVPSVPADLASFQAAAP is encoded by the coding sequence ATGATGCTTCGCCTCCAGGTCCTCGCCCTCACGGCCCTCCTGTGCGCCTGTTCCAAGTCCAAGGAGGAGTCGCCCCCCGCGGGCGCTCCCGCCACCTCCCAGCAGGCGGCGAAGAAGCCCCTCCCCGTCGGCCTCGTCATCGACGTGGGCGGCCGGGGTGACCACTCCTTCAACGACGCAGCCCTGCGCGGCCTGGAGCTGTGGGCCGCCGGCAAGCGCTACGAGGGCGGCAAGTACGTGGACGCTGGGCCGGACGAGGTGCGCAAGTCGCTGCCCGGCCACCTGTCCTCCATCGCCGCCACCCTGAAGCCGCTGCCCATCCAGCCCGTCGTCCTCCAGAGCAAGGCCCAGGAAGACTACATCCCCAACCTCCAGTTGCTCGTGGACCGGGGCTCGCAGCTGACCATCGGCAACGGCTACCTGCTGGCCAACGCCGTGCGCACCTCCGCCCAGGAGAACCCGAAGGCGAGATTCCTGCTCATCGACAGCCAGGTGCTCGACTCGCAGGGCAAGGCGCTGAAGCTGCCCAACGTGCGCACCGTCCTCTTCAAGGAGCACGAGGGCAGCTTCCTCGTCGGCGCGCTGGCGGGCCTGGTGACGAAGACGAACAAGGTGGGCTTCGTGGGCGGCATCGAGGTGCCCCTCATCCAGCGCTTCGAGGTGGGCTACCGCGCGGGCGTGAAGACGACGAAGCCCGAGGCCGCCCAGGCCCTGATGTCCGTCTACACCGGCAGCTTCAACGACATGGCCGCCGGCAAGCAGGTGGCCCAGGACCTCATCGCCAAGGGCGCGGACGTCATCTTCCACGCGGCCGGCTCGGACGGCATCGGCGTCATCCAGGCGGTGAAGGAGGCGAGAGCTGCGGGCAAGAGCGTCTATGCCATCGGCGTGGACTCGGACCAGTCGCACGTGGCGCCGGAGGCCATCCTCACCTCCATGCTGAAGCACACGGACCTGGTCGTGTACCAGACGGCCAAGGACCTGGTGGACGACAAGTTCACCGCCAGCGAGCAGGTGCTGGGCATCAAGGAGAACGGCGTGGCCATGGCCGAGGTGCGGGTGGACTTCCCGGGCAAGGCGGAGGCGCTCCAGAAGGTGGAGGCCTTGCGCCAGCGCATCATCTCCGGCGACATCCAGGTGCCTTCCGTTCCGGCGGACCTCGCCTCCTTCCAGGCCGCCGCCCCCTGA
- a CDS encoding TetR/AcrR family transcriptional regulator, whose amino-acid sequence MKPKTAAAPVGRPRGFDVDEALDRALRLFWRQGYEGTSLSDLTEALGINRPSLYAAFGNKEALFRKALDRYVERHLCLYRDAFAKPTARAAVEHLLLGLADAQTLPREPKGCITVQGALVSGADAAPIQGELAARRAAGEQALRERLEQGQREGDVPAHVDCADLARYFTTVTQGMAVQAATGASREALRRVARTSLLAWPT is encoded by the coding sequence ATGAAACCAAAGACGGCAGCCGCCCCGGTGGGGCGTCCCCGGGGTTTCGACGTGGATGAGGCGTTGGACCGTGCGCTGCGCCTGTTCTGGCGGCAGGGCTACGAGGGCACCTCGCTGTCGGACCTGACGGAGGCGCTCGGCATCAACCGCCCCAGCCTCTACGCGGCGTTCGGCAACAAGGAGGCCTTGTTCCGCAAGGCGCTGGACCGCTACGTCGAGCGCCACCTGTGCCTCTACCGCGACGCCTTCGCGAAGCCGACGGCCAGGGCCGCCGTGGAGCACCTGCTGCTGGGGCTGGCGGACGCGCAGACGCTGCCCCGCGAGCCCAAGGGCTGCATCACGGTGCAGGGCGCGCTGGTGAGCGGGGCGGACGCGGCGCCCATCCAGGGGGAGCTGGCCGCCCGGCGCGCGGCGGGGGAGCAGGCCCTGCGCGAGCGGCTGGAGCAGGGCCAGCGCGAGGGCGACGTCCCCGCGCACGTCGACTGCGCGGACCTGGCGCGCTACTTCACCACCGTCACGCAGGGCATGGCCGTGCAGGCCGCCACCGGGGCCAGTCGCGAAGCGCTGCGGCGCGTGGCCCGGACGTCGCTGTTGGCGTGGCCGACCTGA
- a CDS encoding SET domain-containing protein-lysine N-methyltransferase translates to MNTGEALYLHPGVKVRPCEWGYGVFTDEFIKAGELIEECRYLKVLQKHTRHPPLDDYVFQIRWGEREQQPAGDWVALVLGYGMLYNHAKEPSAAYYRAVDRDLFTFYALRDIHPGEQIFISYGEEWWDSRGQGVPP, encoded by the coding sequence ATGAACACGGGCGAAGCGCTGTATCTGCATCCGGGTGTGAAGGTCCGGCCCTGCGAGTGGGGCTACGGCGTCTTCACCGACGAATTCATCAAGGCCGGCGAGCTCATCGAGGAGTGTCGCTACCTCAAGGTGCTGCAGAAGCACACGCGGCACCCGCCGCTCGACGACTACGTCTTCCAGATTCGCTGGGGCGAGCGCGAGCAGCAGCCCGCGGGGGACTGGGTCGCGCTCGTGCTGGGCTACGGCATGCTCTACAACCACGCCAAGGAGCCCAGCGCCGCCTACTACCGCGCGGTGGACCGGGACCTCTTCACCTTCTACGCCCTCCGCGACATCCACCCCGGCGAGCAGATCTTCATCAGCTACGGCGAGGAGTGGTGGGACTCCCGGGGCCAGGGTGTCCCTCCCTGA
- a CDS encoding SDR family NAD(P)-dependent oxidoreductase — protein MSKKLAGKVALVTGGSRGIGAATARALAREGADVAISYVASAEKAQALVRELESEGVRAAAFKADQAVAAEAAKLVQAVTERFGRLDILVNNAGVATQSPIDNAQNDVAALDRQLQVNVTGVIAAIREAAKLMGEGGRIITVGSSITGRVGMPGMADYTATKAAVVGYSKGVARDLGARGITVNVVQPGFTATDMSAGLEPHKPAINATIPLGRFGRPEEVAESIVFLAGPGASYITGAVLDVDGGQGA, from the coding sequence ATGTCGAAGAAGCTCGCAGGCAAGGTGGCGCTGGTGACGGGTGGTTCGCGGGGCATCGGCGCGGCGACGGCACGGGCGCTCGCGCGCGAGGGAGCGGATGTGGCCATCAGCTACGTGGCGTCGGCGGAGAAGGCGCAGGCGCTGGTCCGGGAGCTGGAGTCCGAGGGGGTGCGGGCCGCGGCCTTCAAGGCGGACCAGGCGGTGGCGGCGGAGGCGGCGAAGCTCGTCCAGGCCGTCACCGAGCGCTTCGGGCGGCTGGACATCCTGGTGAACAACGCGGGCGTGGCGACGCAGAGCCCCATCGACAACGCGCAGAACGACGTGGCGGCGCTGGACCGGCAGCTCCAGGTCAACGTCACGGGGGTCATCGCGGCCATCCGAGAGGCGGCGAAGTTGATGGGCGAGGGAGGCCGCATCATCACCGTGGGCTCGAGCATCACCGGCCGCGTCGGCATGCCGGGCATGGCGGACTACACGGCGACGAAGGCGGCGGTGGTGGGCTACAGCAAGGGCGTGGCGAGGGACCTGGGCGCGCGGGGCATCACCGTCAACGTGGTGCAGCCGGGCTTCACGGCCACGGACATGTCCGCGGGGCTGGAGCCGCACAAGCCCGCCATCAACGCGACCATCCCCCTGGGCCGGTTCGGACGGCCCGAGGAGGTCGCCGAGAGCATCGTGTTCCTCGCCGGACCGGGCGCCTCGTACATCACGGGCGCCGTGCTCGACGTCGACGGCGGCCAGGGCGCGTGA
- a CDS encoding PilZ domain-containing protein has product MAERNDSMSDKAEDRRDSPRIPMRLKVRRVGSSAEFETREGDLSIGGCAWNGPGLEAGAQVEVRFQLPILPDEVEARGEVLHVTNGPQGPAAHVRFVDLPVEAELAIARHLDDRRLAGEPG; this is encoded by the coding sequence ATGGCCGAGAGGAACGACTCGATGAGCGACAAGGCCGAGGACCGGCGCGACTCCCCCCGGATTCCCATGCGCCTGAAGGTGCGCCGGGTGGGAAGCTCGGCGGAGTTCGAGACACGTGAGGGCGACCTGTCCATTGGCGGCTGCGCCTGGAACGGGCCGGGGCTGGAGGCGGGGGCCCAGGTGGAGGTGCGCTTCCAGCTCCCCATCCTCCCCGACGAGGTCGAGGCCCGCGGCGAGGTGCTCCACGTGACGAACGGCCCGCAGGGGCCCGCCGCGCACGTGCGCTTCGTGGACCTGCCGGTGGAGGCGGAGCTGGCCATTGCCCGCCACCTGGACGACCGGCGGCTGGCCGGCGAGCCGGGCTGA
- a CDS encoding ABC transporter permease, whose product MLEVLHRLLFATLDAAPALVFAALGAVLSERAGVVAVGVEGMMRVGAFCAAVAALVMPTPLAVVMGMLAGAGLAAVHGFLCIRWRSDQVVSGIALNLVALAGGTFLLETHFGPNGTPSIQQLSTWELPGLSSVPVLGALSGHAAPTYLALLLPVLLQLVLTRTPLGLRLRAVGDKPHAVATLGLSVPALRWGAVLGGGLLAGLGGAVLSTTVLDRFEQHTPAGLGFMALAAMVFGRWTPLGAFLAAAFFAFGNALRIGLASSAPGLLDVVPQGVLLALPYVLTLVVLTLQGQRNSTPAALGVPYEQESR is encoded by the coding sequence ATGCTTGAGGTCCTCCATCGGCTGCTGTTCGCCACGCTGGACGCCGCTCCGGCGCTCGTCTTCGCCGCGCTGGGCGCGGTGCTCTCCGAGCGCGCGGGCGTGGTGGCCGTCGGCGTCGAGGGCATGATGCGCGTGGGCGCCTTCTGCGCCGCCGTCGCCGCGCTCGTCATGCCCACGCCCCTGGCCGTCGTCATGGGCATGCTCGCGGGCGCGGGGCTCGCGGCGGTGCATGGATTCCTGTGCATCCGCTGGCGCTCGGACCAGGTGGTGTCCGGCATCGCCCTCAACCTGGTGGCCCTGGCCGGCGGCACCTTCCTGCTGGAGACGCACTTCGGTCCCAACGGCACGCCCTCCATCCAGCAGCTCTCCACCTGGGAGCTGCCGGGGCTGTCCTCGGTGCCCGTGCTGGGCGCGCTCTCCGGCCACGCCGCGCCCACGTACCTGGCGCTGCTGCTGCCCGTTCTCCTGCAGCTCGTCCTGACGCGCACGCCGCTGGGCCTGCGCCTGCGCGCCGTGGGCGACAAGCCCCACGCGGTCGCCACGCTGGGCCTGTCCGTCCCCGCCCTCAGGTGGGGCGCGGTGCTGGGCGGCGGACTGCTCGCGGGCCTGGGCGGCGCGGTGCTCTCCACCACCGTGCTGGACCGCTTCGAGCAACACACGCCCGCGGGCCTGGGCTTCATGGCCCTGGCCGCCATGGTCTTCGGACGCTGGACGCCGCTGGGCGCCTTCCTCGCCGCCGCCTTCTTCGCCTTCGGCAACGCGCTCAGAATCGGCCTCGCCTCCAGCGCCCCGGGCCTGCTGGACGTCGTGCCCCAGGGCGTCCTGCTCGCCCTCCCCTACGTCCTCACCCTCGTGGTCCTCACGCTCCAGGGACAGCGCAACAGCACCCCCGCCGCACTCGGCGTCCCATACGAGCAGGAGTCCCGCTGA